The proteins below come from a single Afipia felis ATCC 53690 genomic window:
- a CDS encoding site-specific integrase, whose product MSEYYLYRRGNKGNWYIRGTNPDGRQIFESTKTSVQATAKSILREKQNERENELVFGKKAVVTFDYAADSYVKSGGSQRFLGSFDGSKWTGLFGRFEGRKLKTITQSDLDRAALEAYPNARPDTRNRQFYTPFVAVWNHAVGNDWADYRKWKRPKKPKGTNIVVVSSGRAGNKPVSYDRAAEFVLAMSPANAIVMTILFYTGMRPIELFSMDCADVDVKGRWITLRTSKTGEPRGVPMHKALVPLMAALKKRGGKLVRQWNDRPFVVREGIGGQMKKALSGARKRTERVDARTGKRIHGSGITDVSPYTARHTVSTQLVANGVHPHIKDQILGHAVTDMSRHYTNLPQKELIKAIDTLPTVKAWLDAPWMKDPVGLGRNYAGVDWVHGSGTRKRGKA is encoded by the coding sequence ATGTCAGAGTACTACCTCTACAGAAGGGGCAACAAAGGCAACTGGTACATTCGCGGGACCAATCCTGATGGGCGCCAAATCTTCGAGTCTACGAAAACTTCTGTACAAGCCACCGCGAAAAGCATCCTGAGAGAGAAGCAGAACGAACGGGAAAATGAGCTTGTTTTCGGCAAGAAGGCCGTTGTTACGTTCGACTACGCAGCAGATTCATATGTGAAATCTGGAGGCTCGCAGCGGTTCCTGGGTTCGTTCGATGGCTCAAAGTGGACCGGCCTCTTCGGGCGATTTGAGGGACGTAAACTAAAAACCATCACCCAATCCGACCTCGATCGCGCCGCTCTTGAGGCATACCCAAACGCGCGACCAGACACTAGAAATCGACAATTCTACACCCCCTTTGTGGCCGTGTGGAATCATGCCGTTGGCAACGATTGGGCGGATTACCGGAAGTGGAAGCGGCCGAAGAAACCCAAAGGCACGAACATCGTTGTGGTTTCGTCGGGTCGCGCCGGTAACAAGCCGGTATCCTATGATCGCGCCGCTGAGTTCGTATTGGCTATGTCGCCAGCCAACGCGATCGTTATGACCATCCTGTTTTACACTGGCATGCGGCCGATTGAGTTGTTCAGCATGGATTGCGCGGATGTCGACGTTAAGGGCCGCTGGATAACGCTGCGCACCTCGAAGACTGGCGAGCCACGGGGAGTCCCGATGCATAAGGCACTAGTTCCGCTGATGGCCGCCCTAAAGAAACGCGGCGGCAAACTGGTGCGCCAGTGGAATGATCGCCCTTTCGTGGTGCGGGAAGGCATTGGCGGCCAGATGAAGAAGGCACTATCCGGTGCGCGGAAGCGCACAGAGCGCGTTGATGCCAGGACCGGCAAGCGGATACACGGCAGCGGAATAACCGATGTATCGCCCTACACGGCCCGCCACACCGTATCTACGCAGCTTGTTGCCAACGGAGTGCACCCGCACATTAAGGACCAGATCCTCGGGCACGCCGTCACCGACATGAGCCGGCACTACACCAACCTGCCCCAGAAGGAACTGATTAAGGCGATCGATACGCTACCAACGGTGAAGGCTTGGCTGGACGCGCCGTGGATGAAAGACCCGGTCGGGCTTGGTAGAAATTACGCGGGCGTGGATTGGGTGCACGGGAGTGGGACAAGGAAGAGGGGGAAGGCGTGA
- a CDS encoding L,D-transpeptidase: MKRVVSLFSACMILSSVSLAAAQEADVRDTMFPNFFSSGIGRSSPIQRQRVSYESNYAPGSIVVDTRERRLYLITGPGEALRYGIGVGRDGFRWGGVHRVSAKKEWPSWTPPAQMLRRRPDLPRHMVGGPDNPLGARAIYLGSTLYRIHGSNEPETIGQAVSSGCFRMVNEDVIDLYNRVSVGATVYVKN; encoded by the coding sequence ATGAAGCGTGTCGTTTCGTTATTCTCCGCCTGCATGATCTTGAGCAGCGTGTCGCTCGCTGCCGCGCAGGAGGCAGATGTTCGCGACACCATGTTCCCGAACTTCTTCTCCTCGGGGATCGGCCGCTCCAGCCCGATTCAGCGCCAGCGGGTGAGCTACGAGAGCAATTACGCACCGGGCAGCATCGTCGTGGATACGCGCGAGCGGCGGCTTTATCTCATCACAGGCCCCGGCGAAGCCCTGCGCTACGGCATCGGCGTCGGCCGCGATGGTTTCCGCTGGGGTGGCGTGCATCGCGTCTCCGCCAAGAAAGAATGGCCGAGCTGGACGCCGCCTGCGCAGATGCTGCGCCGCCGCCCCGATCTCCCGCGCCACATGGTGGGAGGCCCCGACAATCCGCTCGGCGCGCGAGCGATATATCTAGGCTCTACTCTGTACCGCATTCATGGCTCGAACGAGCCGGAAACCATTGGACAGGCGGTATCGTCAGGATGTTTCCGCATGGTCAACGAGGACGTCATCGATCTTTATAACCGCGTCTCGGTTGGCGCCACGGTCTACGTCAAGAACTGA
- a CDS encoding DUF2927 domain-containing protein: protein MTQGARLSLAILAAACFAGRALAADAEIPSIAAKQHDQKTDFTDAEIVDGFLKTTFGAEYQLAGKVDRIRKFQKPVRVFVTGLDRPDRRRQVEAVTADIAEHVSHIDIAVTARREDANLIVQLVRDRDLDRSIRESYGTTTAKKIRKSLDPQCLSGFRKNDNYEIEHAEVILTVDSGDFVFLDCAYEEMLQSLGPINDTGSVPWTMFNDAVSMGFFDTYDRYLLNILYDPRIKAGMSVDQVRPLLPAILKDIRAKVAPSQPH, encoded by the coding sequence ATGACGCAGGGAGCGCGCCTCAGCCTCGCCATCCTTGCAGCAGCCTGTTTTGCGGGCCGTGCGCTTGCGGCCGACGCGGAGATTCCTTCCATCGCGGCAAAACAGCACGACCAGAAGACTGATTTCACCGACGCGGAGATTGTCGACGGTTTTCTGAAGACGACTTTCGGCGCGGAATATCAACTCGCCGGCAAGGTCGACCGCATCCGCAAATTCCAGAAGCCGGTTCGGGTTTTCGTCACCGGCCTGGACAGGCCGGACCGCAGGCGCCAGGTCGAAGCCGTGACGGCCGATATCGCCGAACATGTCAGCCATATCGACATCGCCGTGACCGCGCGCCGCGAGGACGCCAACCTCATCGTGCAACTGGTGCGCGACCGCGACCTCGACCGCTCGATCCGCGAATCCTACGGCACGACGACGGCCAAGAAGATCCGCAAATCGCTCGACCCGCAATGTCTGTCGGGCTTCCGGAAGAACGACAACTACGAGATCGAACACGCCGAGGTCATCCTGACGGTCGACAGCGGCGATTTTGTTTTCCTCGATTGCGCCTATGAGGAAATGCTGCAGTCACTCGGGCCGATCAACGACACCGGCTCAGTGCCGTGGACGATGTTCAACGATGCGGTGTCGATGGGTTTCTTCGACACCTATGATCGCTATCTCCTCAACATCCTCTACGATCCGCGCATCAAGGCCGGCATGAGCGTCGATCAGGTTCGCCCGCTCCTGCCCGCGATCCTCAAGGACATCCGCGCAAAGGTCGCTCCGTCCCAACCTCACTGA
- a CDS encoding methyl-accepting chemotaxis protein — protein MALFSGDQELRSKIDAVGRSQAVIEFNLDGTIITANDNFLGALGYRLDEVQGKHHGMFVSEVERSSAEYREFWNRLRKGEFQAREFRRIAKDGRAVWIQASYNPLFDRSGKPYKVIKFAFDITQQKMQSADYEGQIRAIHKSQAVIEFDLDGKILTANENFLAALGYLLEEIRGQHHGMFVEPAYRVSPDYREFWSALRRGEYQAGEFKRIGKGGRAVWIQASYNPIYGAGGELMKVVKFATDVTAQVEDRIRRGEIQKAIDGDLDLITGAVTETTGRITSVVSASTQTSSNMQAVASGAEELAASVGEISRQTANALDISMRAVKQANETNEIVSGLAAAAQKIGDVVKLINNIADQTNLLALNATIEAARAGEAGRGFAVVASEVKSLAAQTAKATDEISSQIAEVQSTTSNAVTVIESITGTISQVNEISSAIAASVEEQASVTQSISSNMQVAAKGVSEIDSSMREIAEATRSVDDATRKVKEASRKLA, from the coding sequence ATGGCACTTTTCAGCGGGGATCAGGAGTTACGTTCCAAGATCGATGCGGTGGGCAGATCGCAGGCGGTCATTGAATTCAACCTCGACGGCACGATCATCACTGCTAACGACAATTTCCTCGGTGCGCTCGGCTACCGGCTCGATGAAGTGCAGGGCAAACATCACGGCATGTTCGTGTCCGAAGTGGAGCGCAGCAGTGCCGAGTATCGGGAATTCTGGAACAGGCTGCGCAAGGGCGAATTCCAAGCGCGCGAATTCAGGCGTATCGCAAAGGACGGTCGCGCGGTTTGGATTCAAGCATCCTATAATCCGCTCTTCGATCGCAGCGGCAAGCCTTACAAGGTCATCAAATTTGCCTTCGATATCACGCAGCAAAAAATGCAGAGCGCCGATTACGAAGGCCAGATCCGGGCGATCCACAAATCGCAAGCCGTTATCGAATTCGACCTCGACGGCAAGATTCTGACCGCCAACGAAAACTTTCTGGCGGCGCTCGGCTATTTGCTGGAGGAAATCCGCGGCCAGCATCACGGCATGTTCGTCGAGCCTGCCTATCGCGTCAGCCCGGACTATCGTGAATTCTGGAGCGCACTGCGGCGTGGCGAATATCAGGCTGGCGAATTCAAGCGCATCGGCAAGGGTGGCCGGGCGGTGTGGATTCAGGCCTCCTATAATCCGATTTATGGCGCCGGCGGCGAGTTGATGAAGGTGGTGAAGTTCGCAACCGATGTGACCGCGCAGGTCGAGGATCGAATTCGTCGCGGCGAAATCCAAAAGGCCATCGACGGCGACCTCGATCTGATTACGGGCGCGGTGACCGAGACCACAGGACGGATCACCTCCGTGGTCAGCGCCTCGACGCAGACGTCGTCGAATATGCAGGCGGTGGCGTCCGGCGCCGAGGAACTTGCAGCTTCGGTAGGCGAGATCAGCCGTCAGACGGCGAATGCGCTCGATATTTCGATGCGCGCGGTAAAGCAGGCCAATGAGACCAACGAGATCGTCTCAGGGTTGGCTGCTGCGGCCCAGAAGATCGGCGATGTGGTCAAGCTCATCAACAATATCGCGGATCAGACCAATCTGCTGGCGCTGAACGCGACGATTGAAGCCGCACGCGCGGGCGAAGCGGGCAGGGGATTTGCGGTGGTGGCGTCCGAGGTGAAGAGCCTCGCCGCGCAGACCGCGAAGGCGACCGACGAGATCAGCAGCCAGATCGCCGAGGTGCAGAGCACCACGTCGAACGCGGTCACCGTGATCGAAAGCATCACCGGGACGATTTCGCAGGTCAATGAAATCTCCTCGGCCATCGCGGCCTCCGTCGAGGAACAAGCGTCGGTGACGCAGAGCATTTCGTCGAACATGCAGGTGGCCGCCAAGGGCGTGTCCGAAATCGACAGCAGCATGAGGGAAATCGCCGAGGCGACCCGTTCCGTCGATGATGCCACGCGCAAGGTGAAAGAGGCCTCGCGCAAGCTCGCCTAA
- the hemE gene encoding uroporphyrinogen decarboxylase — MPPSSTAKPFIEVLSGQRQTTPPLWMMRQAGRYLPEYRAVREKAGGFLDLVYNPELAAEVTLQPIRRFGFDAAIIFSDILVVPHALGRDVRFEVGEGPRLDPLDTTEKIAAEKFSADFATFEPVYEALRRVRSELPASIALIGFCGAPWTVATYMVAGQGTPDQAPARLLAYRDPASFEKIIDALVNTSIRYLLGQLQAGAEVLQIFDTWAGVLPPAEFARWSIEPTRRIVEGVRAQAPGAKIIGFPRGAGAMLPAYVTLTGVDAVSIDWASEPSFMREHVQSRVALQGNLDPLALIAGGDALDRAVDDVLANYAAGRLIFNLGHGIQPHTPIAHVERMIARVRAYKG; from the coding sequence TTGCCCCCGAGTTCTACCGCCAAGCCGTTCATCGAGGTTCTTTCGGGACAGCGGCAAACCACTCCTCCCCTCTGGATGATGCGCCAGGCCGGACGCTACCTGCCGGAATATCGCGCCGTGCGGGAAAAGGCAGGCGGGTTTCTCGACCTCGTCTACAATCCCGAACTCGCGGCCGAGGTGACGCTGCAGCCGATCCGCCGCTTCGGCTTCGACGCTGCCATCATCTTTTCCGATATTCTCGTGGTGCCGCATGCCTTGGGCCGCGATGTCCGCTTTGAGGTCGGCGAAGGCCCGCGCCTCGATCCGCTCGACACGACAGAGAAAATCGCAGCGGAAAAATTCTCCGCCGATTTCGCGACCTTCGAGCCGGTGTACGAAGCGCTGCGCCGCGTCCGGAGCGAGTTGCCCGCAAGCATCGCGCTGATCGGCTTTTGCGGCGCGCCGTGGACGGTCGCGACCTACATGGTGGCAGGCCAGGGCACGCCCGATCAGGCTCCTGCACGACTTCTCGCCTATCGCGATCCGGCATCGTTCGAAAAAATCATCGATGCGCTCGTCAACACTTCGATCCGCTATCTGCTCGGCCAGTTGCAGGCCGGCGCGGAAGTGCTGCAGATTTTCGATACATGGGCCGGCGTGTTGCCGCCCGCCGAATTCGCACGCTGGTCGATCGAGCCGACAAGGCGCATCGTCGAAGGCGTCCGCGCGCAGGCGCCGGGTGCGAAGATCATCGGCTTCCCACGCGGCGCGGGCGCGATGCTGCCCGCTTATGTCACCCTCACAGGCGTCGATGCGGTCAGCATCGACTGGGCTAGCGAGCCGTCATTCATGCGCGAGCATGTGCAGAGCCGCGTCGCCCTGCAGGGCAATCTCGATCCGCTGGCGCTGATCGCGGGTGGCGATGCGCTCGACAGAGCCGTTGACGACGTGCTGGCGAATTACGCGGCGGGGCGGCTGATCTTCAATCTCGGCCACGGCATCCAGCCACATACGCCGATCGCCCATGTTGAACGCATGATCGCGCGCGTGCGGGCCTATAAGGGCTAA
- the hemC gene encoding hydroxymethylbilane synthase yields the protein MRIGTRKSVMALAQTNEIARQLTAADPNLAVEIVKFETTGDQDQTGKLLDLGGKGGAFVGQIRDAIRDGRLEAAMHSLKDMPGNEDTPGLVIGALLSRDPPTDALVVRDGVTLDELRRSRGKGFKIGTNAVRRVAYVRRLFPECEVIHFRGAADTRIRKLDGREMQRLPEGGEVGPADALVMARAGLERVGFADRIVHQFSTDEMLPAVGQGIVAVECAAGDWDTLRRLATIDSAASRCCAEAEREVLWVLNGHCNSPIAGYATVEGDEISLKAAVLDEANNHFIEVTRRGSAGRPRELGRAVAFDLLEKGAADVIARTRPLSH from the coding sequence ATGCGGATAGGCACGCGCAAGAGCGTGATGGCGCTGGCGCAGACCAATGAGATCGCGCGCCAGTTGACGGCGGCCGATCCAAATCTTGCGGTGGAAATCGTCAAGTTCGAAACCACCGGCGATCAGGACCAGACCGGTAAGCTGCTTGACCTTGGCGGCAAGGGCGGGGCGTTCGTCGGCCAGATCCGCGATGCCATACGTGACGGTCGCCTTGAGGCGGCGATGCATTCGCTGAAGGACATGCCGGGCAACGAGGATACGCCCGGCCTCGTGATCGGCGCGTTGTTGTCGCGTGATCCGCCGACCGATGCTCTGGTTGTGCGCGATGGCGTGACGCTCGATGAACTGCGGCGCTCGCGTGGCAAAGGATTCAAGATCGGCACCAATGCGGTACGTCGCGTCGCTTATGTACGCCGGCTGTTTCCGGAGTGCGAAGTCATCCATTTTCGCGGCGCTGCGGACACGCGCATCCGTAAGCTCGACGGGCGGGAGATGCAGCGGCTGCCGGAAGGCGGCGAGGTCGGCCCGGCCGATGCGCTGGTGATGGCACGCGCGGGCCTCGAGCGTGTCGGTTTTGCGGATCGCATCGTTCATCAGTTCTCCACGGACGAAATGCTGCCTGCGGTCGGGCAGGGCATCGTTGCGGTGGAATGTGCCGCGGGCGATTGGGACACGTTACGGCGCCTGGCGACAATCGACAGCGCGGCTTCGCGTTGCTGCGCCGAGGCCGAGCGCGAAGTGTTGTGGGTTCTGAACGGGCACTGCAACTCGCCGATCGCGGGCTATGCCACCGTCGAAGGTGATGAGATTTCGCTCAAGGCGGCGGTGCTCGACGAAGCGAACAATCACTTCATCGAAGTGACGCGGCGAGGATCTGCTGGTCGGCCGCGCGAACTCGGCCGTGCCGTTGCGTTCGATCTGCTTGAAAAGGGCGCGGCCGATGTGATCGCCCGCACCCGTCCTTTATCGCATTAG
- a CDS encoding glycosyltransferase family 4 protein has product MKIALAIFQLETLGGKERDCLAIAAYLQQRGHDVTLVTTRAASSPLPVAIIPRKGLSNHGRTRHFAKAVMAYRDQHRPNALLSFERVPGADFHYAADAAVALRMTGVKSFLPRARTYLQLERGVFENPHTRFFFLTQAQRDQYAAHYDFDPARGTVLPVILHEERFEAARTAAERDVTRDKLGLPRDAMVALAVAVKPKQKGLDRSLDALTRFPHLHLVSAGSTESWIAEQAKALKIEDRIHVLPYGANVMDLMAASDFLLHPARAEAAGQVIAEALLAGRPAIVTGICGYAGEIAQSGAGVVLREPFNPQDLTAAITTMLERLPAMTAAARTEATMLQGRRGRWLSVIADAIEYAASSS; this is encoded by the coding sequence ATGAAGATAGCACTCGCCATCTTTCAGCTTGAGACGCTCGGCGGCAAGGAACGCGACTGCCTGGCGATCGCGGCCTATCTGCAACAGCGCGGCCATGATGTGACCCTCGTCACCACACGCGCAGCTTCTTCCCCACTGCCTGTTGCGATCATACCCCGCAAGGGGCTCTCCAATCACGGTCGCACGCGCCATTTCGCAAAAGCCGTCATGGCCTATCGCGACCAGCACCGGCCCAATGCGTTGCTGTCGTTCGAGCGGGTGCCGGGCGCGGATTTCCATTACGCGGCGGACGCCGCCGTGGCGCTTCGGATGACAGGCGTGAAAAGCTTCCTGCCGCGGGCGCGCACCTATCTGCAGCTCGAACGTGGCGTCTTCGAGAATCCGCACACCCGTTTCTTCTTTTTGACGCAAGCTCAGCGCGATCAATACGCCGCCCATTACGATTTCGATCCCGCGCGTGGCACGGTGCTGCCTGTCATCCTGCATGAGGAACGTTTTGAGGCCGCACGGACAGCAGCGGAGCGGGACGTAACGCGCGACAAACTCGGCCTGCCGCGCGATGCTATGGTGGCACTCGCGGTCGCGGTGAAGCCGAAGCAGAAGGGGCTCGATCGTTCGCTCGACGCGCTCACGCGGTTTCCGCACCTCCATCTCGTCAGCGCGGGCAGTACCGAGTCCTGGATCGCCGAGCAGGCCAAGGCACTGAAAATCGAGGATCGCATTCACGTCCTTCCTTATGGCGCCAATGTCATGGACCTCATGGCGGCTTCCGATTTTCTGCTCCATCCCGCGCGCGCGGAAGCAGCGGGACAGGTGATCGCTGAAGCCCTGCTCGCGGGACGGCCCGCCATCGTCACCGGGATTTGCGGTTACGCGGGCGAAATCGCGCAATCCGGCGCCGGCGTCGTGCTGCGCGAGCCATTCAATCCGCAAGATCTCACCGCCGCGATCACGACGATGCTGGAACGGCTTCCGGCCATGACGGCAGCCGCCAGGACCGAGGCAACCATGCTGCAGGGCCGGCGTGGCCGATGGTTGTCGGTGATCGCCGATGCAATCGAGTACGCCGCCTCGTCGTCCTAG
- the fdxA gene encoding ferredoxin FdxA — translation MTHVVTDNCVKCKYMDCVEVCPVDCFYEGENMLVIHPDECIDCGVCVPECPAEAIFPDTDREAEPKWLEQNRKYASLWPNIPFKKAPPEDADKWNGVKDKFDQYFSEKPGEGA, via the coding sequence ATGACCCACGTCGTCACCGACAACTGCGTCAAGTGCAAGTACATGGATTGCGTGGAGGTCTGTCCGGTCGATTGCTTCTACGAAGGCGAGAACATGCTCGTCATCCACCCCGACGAGTGCATCGATTGCGGTGTTTGCGTGCCAGAGTGCCCAGCCGAGGCGATTTTCCCAGACACGGATCGCGAGGCCGAGCCGAAATGGCTGGAGCAGAACCGGAAATATGCCTCGCTCTGGCCGAATATTCCGTTCAAAAAGGCACCTCCTGAAGATGCCGACAAATGGAACGGCGTGAAGGACAAATTCGACCAGTATTTCAGCGAGAAGCCGGGCGAAGGCGCCTGA
- the fixL gene encoding sensor protein FixL, giving the protein MPSHIPPPNAFDDTLLQHGLEDSGIGTWDLNLATRELALSPTTRRLFGLLPDESIEYARFLALLQPEDRERTERAIERSIADGTNFDIQYRIATPHGATHWLRTRSAVVKGQNGAEHLSGIVIDIEEQKQLEAALRIREGHLRSILETIPDAMIVIDGRGIMQFFSKAAVRQFGYNENEVIGKNVSMLMPNPDSARHDSYLERYRATGERHIIGIGRIVSGKRKDGTIFPMHLSIGEMQTEGEPYFTGFVRDLTEYQQTQARMQELQSELVHVSRLTAMGEMASALAHELNQPLAAISNYLKGSRRLLASDTEENRAKIESAMDRAAEQAIRAGHIIRRLRDFVSRGESEKRVEKASKLIEEAGALGLTGAREQGVSLHFNLDPDHDLVLVDRVQIQQVLVNLFRNALDAMTESAQRTMVVTCSRAANDMIEIAVSDTGHGIGKEHQPRMFQTFFTTKKTGMGVGLSISRTIVEAHGGRMWTENNPAGGATFRFTLPAAPSEGLTDVG; this is encoded by the coding sequence GTGCCCAGCCATATCCCACCCCCAAACGCTTTCGACGACACGCTGCTCCAGCACGGGCTGGAGGATTCCGGCATCGGCACGTGGGATCTCAATCTCGCGACCCGAGAGCTCGCGCTGTCGCCCACGACGCGCAGGCTGTTCGGCCTCTTGCCCGATGAAAGCATCGAATACGCGCGGTTTCTCGCGTTGCTCCAACCGGAAGACCGCGAGCGCACCGAACGCGCGATTGAACGCTCAATCGCGGACGGCACCAATTTCGATATCCAGTACCGGATCGCCACGCCGCACGGAGCCACCCACTGGCTGCGAACCCGCAGCGCGGTCGTCAAGGGCCAGAACGGCGCGGAGCATTTGTCCGGCATCGTCATTGATATCGAGGAACAGAAGCAGCTAGAGGCGGCGCTGCGGATACGCGAAGGCCATTTGCGCTCGATTCTCGAAACTATCCCCGACGCGATGATCGTGATCGACGGTCGGGGCATTATGCAGTTTTTCAGCAAGGCCGCCGTCCGGCAGTTCGGCTACAACGAAAACGAGGTGATCGGAAAGAACGTCAGCATGCTGATGCCAAATCCCGACAGCGCCCGCCATGATAGTTACCTCGAGCGCTATCGCGCCACCGGCGAGCGCCACATCATCGGCATCGGCCGCATCGTCTCCGGCAAACGCAAGGATGGCACGATCTTCCCGATGCATTTGTCGATCGGCGAAATGCAGACCGAGGGCGAGCCTTACTTCACCGGCTTCGTGCGCGATCTCACCGAATATCAGCAGACCCAGGCCCGGATGCAGGAACTGCAATCCGAGCTCGTGCATGTTTCGCGCCTCACGGCGATGGGCGAAATGGCGTCTGCGCTGGCGCACGAATTGAACCAGCCGCTCGCCGCCATCAGCAACTACCTGAAGGGTTCGCGGCGCCTGCTTGCCTCCGACACCGAGGAAAACCGGGCGAAGATCGAATCCGCGATGGATCGTGCCGCCGAACAGGCCATTCGCGCCGGACATATCATCCGCCGCCTGCGCGATTTCGTCTCGCGCGGCGAATCTGAAAAGCGTGTCGAGAAGGCCTCGAAACTGATCGAGGAAGCCGGTGCGCTGGGGCTCACCGGTGCGCGCGAACAGGGTGTCTCGCTCCATTTCAATCTCGACCCGGATCACGATCTCGTTCTGGTCGATCGCGTCCAGATCCAGCAGGTTCTTGTCAATTTGTTTCGCAATGCCCTCGACGCCATGACCGAATCCGCGCAGCGCACGATGGTCGTTACCTGTTCCCGCGCTGCAAATGATATGATCGAGATCGCTGTTTCCGATACCGGCCACGGCATCGGGAAGGAACATCAGCCAAGGATGTTCCAGACCTTCTTCACCACCAAGAAGACCGGTATGGGAGTTGGCTTGTCGATCAGCAGAACCATCGTCGAGGCTCATGGCGGACGCATGTGGACCGAAAACAACCCGGCGGGCGGCGCGACCTTCCGTTTCACTCTGCCGGCTGCGCCCAGCGAAGGATTGACCGATGTCGGTTGA
- the fixJ gene encoding response regulator FixJ → MSVEGLVYVIDDDPAMRDSLDFLLESAGLKARLFESAVSFLETLPALGPGCIVSDVRMPNLDGLELLKRLRDSNKSFPTIIMTGHGDIPLAVEAMKLGAIDFIEKPFEDDRLIGTIQAALSGAAQRQKGEALDADVASRIASLSPRERQVLDGLVAGLSNKLIARDYDISPRTIEVYRANVMTKMQASSISELVRFAIRGGLLKD, encoded by the coding sequence ATGTCGGTTGAAGGACTTGTTTATGTCATCGACGACGATCCGGCGATGCGGGATTCGCTGGATTTCCTCCTCGAATCCGCAGGTCTGAAAGCACGCCTGTTCGAATCCGCGGTAAGCTTTCTCGAAACCCTGCCCGCGCTTGGGCCAGGCTGTATCGTCTCCGATGTGCGGATGCCGAATCTCGACGGTCTGGAATTGCTGAAGCGGCTGCGCGACAGCAACAAATCCTTTCCCACCATTATCATGACCGGCCACGGCGACATTCCGCTTGCGGTCGAGGCGATGAAACTCGGCGCTATCGATTTCATCGAAAAGCCCTTCGAGGACGACCGGCTGATCGGCACCATCCAGGCAGCCCTCAGTGGTGCCGCGCAACGCCAGAAGGGCGAAGCCTTGGACGCCGACGTCGCTTCCCGAATCGCAAGCCTCAGCCCGCGCGAACGCCAGGTGCTGGACGGTCTCGTCGCGGGCCTGTCAAACAAGCTGATCGCGCGGGATTACGATATCAGTCCCCGCACCATCGAGGTCTATCGCGCCAACGTCATGACCAAGATGCAAGCCTCCAGCATCTCCGAACTTGTGCGCTTCGCCATTCGCGGTGGTCTTCTAAAGGATTGA
- a CDS encoding response regulator transcription factor produces the protein MSSLRKSTVYVIDDDPDVLGSLRFLLEAEGFETLTFRTASAALEASVPRHADCFIIDYKMPGMNGLDLVSRLHGQDVRVPIILITGDPDETIAAKAMAAGVHYVLRKPHLEESLIAHVRQAMQDGPAATGPS, from the coding sequence ATGTCCTCCCTGCGCAAAAGCACTGTCTACGTTATCGACGACGACCCGGATGTTTTAGGCTCCTTGCGCTTTCTGCTGGAAGCGGAGGGATTCGAAACCCTGACGTTCCGCACCGCTTCCGCGGCGCTGGAGGCGAGCGTGCCGCGCCACGCCGACTGCTTCATCATCGACTACAAGATGCCCGGTATGAACGGCCTCGACCTCGTCTCCCGCCTGCACGGCCAGGACGTCCGGGTGCCAATCATTCTCATCACCGGCGATCCCGACGAGACCATCGCCGCAAAGGCGATGGCCGCAGGCGTGCACTATGTGCTGCGCAAGCCGCATCTGGAGGAAAGCCTGATCGCCCATGTCCGGCAGGCGATGCAGGATGGCCCTGCGGCAACCGGTCCCTCCTGA